The Coffea arabica cultivar ET-39 chromosome 6e, Coffea Arabica ET-39 HiFi, whole genome shotgun sequence genome contains the following window.
GAAatcatatagatatatatatatgggtttaaaataaaattgttagttttaaactcttgtatatatctattgaatagcatatgtataactacaattaacatgtttaggtgaaatcaagtagaaatatattacatgttattcgtactgttcaggtgaaattaaatagatatatgcatgggtttaaagaaaaaaaaaaagctattcgtacacatgatcaatgagagatgaaaaaattcattttgaataaTGTGAGgcatgaaaaaaattattttgtaaaatgtaaggaacgaaacaattcattttgtaaaatgttagaagcgaaaaaatttattttgtgaaatatgaggaACTATGAAttgaattatgtaaaatttgatttgacaattttactcTTGAAAAataatcacgtgcaaggcacgtagattttgataaaaaactagtcggaaatCTAGATAGGAACCAAATTTaatcaatatgaatttgtaaaggacgtaaaattacacttttaaaaatgagggacaaaaaaattcattttgtaaaatgtgagggatattttgaacgatttttcgtaaaattaaaatttactaAATAAGTTAAAAATAGAATATGAAAAAATAGATATTACTTGATAAAAAAAGTCATATTGGTAGTGAGTAATTATCAAAGATAGATAGATTTTTGTTTACATCAAAACTTCCCTCATCATCAAGGAAAGTTTaggaaatatataaagtaaCAGATTTTTGTTTATCCCAAACCGCTTCCTCTCcctttatatataatatagataattataaattatagatATTATTATACATATTTTACATAAATAATTATACTCATATACGGGTCAATCTTTAATCGGGCGTGAACTTAGTATAACCCAAACTCAACTCACATTTAGTTTGAACCTAATATTCAGACCCAAGTTTTGCTCGATCGAATTATAATTTAGGCTCAGTGAATTTTTTTGGGATGAACAGGCCAAGTTCGGACTGGTCCAATTCCATTTATAGTCCTATCAGACAGACAATACTGTAACAGAAATGTACCACATGAAGTTGCCACGGAGCATTCTTTGTTGCTGATATATTACTTTTCATGCCTCCACTGCCTTGTTGGCTAGACTAGGCGATTATAAGTTACCATATGTTTGGAAGCCAATAACTGAAGCCTCATTCACCACATGCCTATGATCAATGTCCATTAAGCTCTTCTAGTATCCCATCCTTAAGGTCCTTGCATTCTTCATTTTTGTACCACCATCTGTTAACAGGTGTTTATcgtgtgcaataataaaaatctaCTCACAAGAATATTTATTCGAGTATAATGATAAGTTAGGTCGTCTTCACAGGGATTAGGGAGAAAATTTGTATCTTTCCAAGCAAAACCAATTGGAGGGTTTTGGAGAATTAAAACTAAAGTAAATAATCAACGTgactaaaataattaaattaaaacaaattaaattcAACTCAAGGATAAACAAGTTCTAACCAAGGATATAACTCCGAAAGTGGTTCATATAACTGCTCAtcgttacaataattatttcatctATTCATTAATAAATAAGTTATAGTTGCTAAACAAGCGATGACAACTGGCCAACTTTTTCTTACCGTCTCGATAGTTAAAGTACGTCCATTAACTACTTTCTTAACCAAAAAATAACCCTACGTAAGGCCGTAGAAATTAATTTCTTGAGTGTATTAGAAATTAGAAAAACTCTGTTCTAATCAATAAACATGCTACCAGGGTTTATTTAAACTAGATCATGTGTctccctaacatgaaaccaatcataTTAATAACCACTAATTtaaggcaattaaacaattacggatttaactatcTTAACTGGCATTAGTTTGTTAAGTTGATTTAAATATCGGGACCTTTTGATATTCAAACAACAAAACATCcatgagaaattaaatcagaaaacatacaaatactAACGAATAAAAGaaactaataaaaataattagatctcacagatgtagATAAATCAAATCCTTCGTTATTTCTCggttagaaaagaaaattagttaCTCTCTATTGAGAGTAACCCACGCGATTCCATTAAAGGAAATTGCATAAACACTCaatgaaagaagaaaaactacCGAAAAGAAAAGACCCCCCTGAAAGCCAAGCGGCCGCTATTCTTTTTAAGGCCAACTAGGAGGTGTGCACCGCGCGTAAGCGCGGTGTGGATTTGAAAGATTGGCATGCCCAGTGTTGTTGAGTAAAGTAATAAGAAATTGGAAAgtagaaaataacaaatttagAAATTGTAATGAACAGCATATTTAACAGATAAGTAAAAAAACATTAATACTAATGAACGTAGAtttagaaaacaaaataagtaggTCTTCAGTGATTAATGTTGAGATCATTGATGTTGAGGTTGTCAATGTTGTGAACTTCATCCATAGTGTAGTAAGTGATCATTTGATAAGCTGAGCGTCTCATCATTCTGAACTTTGATGTGGAGGGTTTGACGTAGCATGTAAGGATTTTTTCGTGGAGAATTGTTTGGAGATGCTGAGTTATATTTATATTCTGGTGAGAATAAAGTGTGAAAGGAATATAATAAGTTGTTGGGAAAAAGAGACCGAAACAAGTGATGCATAAAAGAAAATTGATAATTACCTCCATTTGCAAATAGTATAGCTCAGCAGTTGAAAATTGAACTAGCTTTTTGGCTTCAGAGGCCATAGCAGTAAGACATAGAGTGCCAGTTGAATCCATGATCCATATCGAAATGCAAGCCCTGGAATTAATGAGCTAATGCACATGCGATTGGAGGTATAGATTGAGTAACATAAACAGTGtatattatttataagtacCTGGGTTGGAGATCAACATTAGCTTGGCAGTATTTGCAGATTATTTTCCGTTCATCGACACAGTTGTCTGGGTGATAACAATTGGGACAAGCTATGTAGGTTAAATCTTGAGGTTTACAATCAAGCTCGACGACACCTCTAATCCATGCAGTCCTTGGTTtctacaaaaaataataaaagcaataggaggaggaagagggaaATACTAACAAGGAAATATGAAAAAGAAGTTTAGATGTGAAATTGGCCAGTAGTATAAGAATTTTACGAAGTGAAGTAGAGCGGCTATGTCATGGATTTGATTGTAATGAGGGGGAGGAAGAAGGATGTGCGGATTAGCATAACTGTGTTCATGGACCATCTGTGCTAGCTGAGGTGCGTTGTGATGATACCTAAAATAAGAAAGGAAAAGTTAAGGTGGAACAGAGTAATTGGAATGATGGACTATAGAGCGCCTAAAAAATTCTGACCAGTGATGCAGATCCGTTGCTTGTTGCACAATTGGAGCTATCAAAATAGTGGTCGAATCTTGAGTTGAACGACTAAGATCTGGGAtataaggggaaaaaaagaagaaaatatgaACCGCAAGAAGAACGAAAAAGATTTTCTGCTTATAAGTGTGATGgtgttttttaaataataaatagtAGGTATTTGGTTACAGTTTTCTGTTGTGACTTTCATTCTTATGGCAATGATGACTGGAAAATCGTTTTGAGCAGCTGCAATTGCAGGACCATTGGCTTCTTCGAAGTCATTCTTCAAAGTTAAAAGGAATGGTCTCATGCTAGCAAAAACAGGAAGAATAAATATTTATGTGAATAGTTTATCTGCATATATGATATACGGAATAACTAAATGAATTAGTAGGCAAGGTTATTACTCTCGATCGGCAATGACATAGTCTCgagcaatggatgtttttctctcAGAAGTGATAGTTTTGACAAGTAAAGCATGTAGTACAATTCCCATGACATCTAaggaagtttttaaaaaaaaaatcaggatGCTAATAATTTCTTGGCAGGTGGAAAAGATATCGCATGGTGTGAGGACTAACTTACTTATAAGCTGATCAGTGTCAGCAATTATGGCTAATGTAGAGAAAGAATGTAGCTGGAAACGAAGAGGAAGAGAAGGCTGACCAGCCTCTTGAATTTCTTCGATTAAAGTATCTTCAGTagcaatgaaatgaaatggatATTGACTGATGGCAGTATGAGCAATTGGTGGAGAAACAAAAGCTCCAGAGATGTGGTATGTTTTAAACGGTACAAGTAGTTCAGTTCTTTGATCGAGAATGCTCTGAGGAACATGCATTTCGACTGTAGTACCCTGTGATTAGCAAGTATTAAATTGTATTGAAGTTAGTTTGATGATTTGAAGGTAAAAGGAAGACTTGGATATATATTACCTCTGCGTCAGCAAGCACAAATGCTTGAAATTGTTGCTAAAGAATTGAGTTATACTTCATATGTGTTGCTTCAATTGCCTGGACAGTAACTCCCCAAACTTTCAAGGATGGATGAATAGCAGACAAAGGCATGCTAGAAGGGTTCATTTTGCGGCTATTGTTTAGCAGGGTGTACTTTGAAGAGAAGACTGAGTGTGCTGGTTATTTTCAGAAGAAACTAAATGTGATTTATTGGTAGCAGGTCATGAATATGTAGGAGAGATGGTAAATGATTTGTAGGGTGGTAGGTAATGAAAATATGAGTAATAAGTTGAGTGACGGGTTGAAAAGAGAACAAGTAAAGAGATTGGCAGGCATGAAGTTGGAAATCTAGCAGTATAATGCATGCACTGAAGGAATCTTTGTTAGGCCGGTGGTATTTTGTCTGCTAGTAGCTCtagattttttatttaaattgagAATTCCTTTTTTAATGTTTATAAGGTGAACGAATAATTTGGTCCAAAGTAAGATGGTTGTGGCTGGTACTGGAAAATTATATGAAAAGGAACAGTAAGTAGGGGTGCAGAACTGTATATCTAAAGTGGAGAATTTGTAATATTCGTCATAGTGGATTGGTAAATGCTGTAATTTAAattattagtaaataaaaagTATGAATGTTGGTATTAGGGAGTGCAACTGTAAGGATTTttttatcttagtttttgttaaCCCTAAATTATACTTATATGATTTTAATGTGGCACTTattgaaagaaataaaacactccAATTGATTACATTTTAATGTTATTggtaattataattaaaaatttcttattaaaAACTATTTACCTACCCTTGGACTCAATCTCCTATTATTATACGTACCaatcattattattatataaaaagTATGATGTTGGTATTAGCGAGTGCAAGTGCAAgcacttttttattttgatttttgttattTGTAAATTACCTTCATGTTTATATGTAATAGAGTCATGAATATGCTATAATTTTGGTTAAACATAATATTATCAATATTTGATATGTTAAAGTTTAAGTTATAAATCAAAAAGTATTTGGTTTATGATTTCAAATTGAATTCTAAGGGATATGTAAACTATATTGGAatgttttctaattttttttgatttcataaaatttttaaaagtaactagctttagaaaataaataatataaaaatactATATTATGATATTGAtgattaaaatttcaaaaaaaaattagtttttgaaaaataatatattttaagatATTACAATTACGCACAAAGCATGTGAGCTATTACTAGTTAATTAAAAGAAGGGAACTTGTTTCAATGGGTGAAGTTGTACTATAACATAGAATAGATATTGCAAATTTAATGCACAGTGAAGGAATATTgtagggagaaaagaaaagcttgGTTGATCAGTGCTGGGTCATGCGTGATGTTCGGTTCATATAGGTCACTGCATTGTCAGGAATTTGATAAACTTTTGCAGCAAGGGAATATATTCCTGGGCAGAGTAAATTGTTGGATATGCATTGCAGTAAAAATGAGACAGACCAGTCTTTTAGTCGAGAAGCAGGTTAATAATAAGCTGATTATATATTTAATGAAGCATTACATATGTAAGTGGATATTCGTCCACCATAAAAGTACAGCAGAAAGATATTGTACCAAGGGAAAATCTTCTCAATTCCATCACTATTAAAGATTAAAACAGCAAAGCTTGTCTGTGATTCTGGAATGAAGACAAGCGTATCATTATGCTACAGATGATGGTCCAGAACAAACTTTCTCCAATTTCGTTTGAGTCGGTTGCGCTTTATTCCAACTTGAGTGATGTTGTTGCCAGTTTTTAGAATTATAGTTGGAGTTCTCTTACCATTTAAAAAGTGATCAACAAATCGAGGGAGTTTCTACAAATAAGAGAATGTAAGTTAGTTTATGAAGAAGGGTAAATTATTCTGCCGGAGAAAAGCTGTTTAGAAACGGTGGGTAGAAAAGAAGATTACCAAGGAATTTGGATATGCTGAGTCAAACGTTTGATAAAAGCAGATTGAATTGGACAGATCTTGAGAGAAATCCAGGCTTAGCTATGAGTAAACAATTTGCtgatgaagtgataaaaaggtaGGATCTAACAAGACGAAAGAATAATAATGTAAAATATAGTAAGTGGTATATATAGACTGCTAAATTAGAAAGGCAAATATAACTTGTGAACCTATACTGTTTTGCTGATGCAAAAGATTCGGTAGGGAAACTGTCCAACGGAGATAGACTTTTTTTTCAGTTCAAAGAAATGAATGATATCAAAAATTAGATCTCCAGCATGGCGAAGCAATAGCATATCATGCTCTCTGGTCATGTTCTGGTGACAATATTCTACCCATCCTTCTTCAAAGCAGCTATTTCTAACTGAGATAGTCCATCGTTGCAATCCATGTCTGAAGGTGATTGTAGTGTCATCGTGTTGGCTCAGcaatatttgaaattcaacagGCAAAGGTTGTATGTTGCATAAAAAGGGAGCTCATGTTTGAACGGAAGTTCAAGAATAAACCATAACAAAGCTATCACATTGGAGACAAATATTATTACCTGTCCTTTGTTTTTGCATCTAATAAGAAAGCAATATGTTTGTGGAGCATTGTTTGTGCTGTGAGAGGAATCCACAGAAACGATAGATGTTTCCGCCATGAAGGTGTTAAGGTGAATGGATGAGAGCAGTTGGTCAGTGTAGTTGCATAAGTTTGAGCTATGAAAGCATAACGAAAGAGATTTGTAGAAAACCCTAAGCAAAGGCATACACATAGTAAGaatgaatggaagacgaaacaGACTTATATATTTATACTATCAAGTGATGCCTGTTTATCACAGCAGAACAAATATAATGGGTTGCGTGTTGGGCCAACAGTTTAGTATATGAGAATGTTGATGTTCAGAGAAGTACATATTATAATTGATACTATATCTGTTATATCCACTGAATAATTAATGCAGAAGGAGATAACTCTTCAGTAAAATTGTGACTAAAGTGTTCTGGTGTAACTGAAGGGTAATGAGCATCGCATTGAAATGTAAAGATGGAATAGGTggaaaaaagtaaatgacagtAAAATGTCCTGTTAGAACAGCAATGGAACAAGACATAaaagttttttaattttaactGCAAGTTCCAACAAAGGGAATCAAGCACTGGCAGCATAGTTCCCCTAGAAGAATAAACcatcaaacaaaataaagttcaaaagaagGGGATCATGTATGGGTAGCGTGGCTTCTCAGGTAGAATAAGGCGGTGAACAAAAAGTAATTGATAGCAATATACAGTAGAGCTACCTATTTGGAGTTATTAACACAAAAGGAAATAACAGTAGTCTACATGAGCCTAGACTTCTTCTTGGAGCCTTCACTGACAGTACGGGAAGTATTATTGGCTTCATCAGCTAAGAGTACCAATTTTTGAGTTAGACATTGTCTAGCCTTCGAAGCTGGTTTGGTTTCTTTAATAGGTGTGGCTCCTGTAAGAAAATCAAATTTGTTAACAAAGGCGAAATAGTAATATATGTCTATATAGGCTACATCTAATAATGATAGATGAATATATACTCAATTGTGTAATAGAATCAGAAGAACAAAGGAGTTTTTGAACAGATGTTTATGATGCATTATTGTTTGGCCTAAGAAGGAAATAAAGGTTTTGTTAATGTCATAGATACTATTAAATGTTACTGCTGAACAGTTAATACCTGAAGTGACGGTGTCAGCAGTGTCAGACTGCAGCTCGATTAACAAAGTAGGATTCTTGGATTCAACATTTTTAGATTCAGTAGGGGATTCAACAGCATCAGTATTGAGAACTTCAGAATAGTAGATAACTGTATAGCGTTGCTTTGCATCAGACATTTGAGCCTGCACTGGTTTTATATGTATGAGAAACCACTTTGACTCCAGCTCCTTATGGACAGCCTCCAGAGGGAGCTCAATGTTCTATAAAAAGAAAACATGGATGAGAAAAATAAGTGAGTGGATAAGCATTATATGCACAATGCAGACGTCTGCTGCAATAAGAATTAAAtggaagtgataataatttgaCAGTCATTTTTTGCAAGGAAAACAGGCCTGCTTAAAATGGTCCATTATTTCAAGAGCAGTGAACTTTAGGAGCTTTTCAGCTTGTTCCCCAAAAACAGAAGCTGTGATGGCACCAGTATCATCACATAAATCCATATCAAAGCGACACCTATAGATGTATGTAAATTTGAGTGAGGCATGTGTATTAAAGAAGAGTTAGCAATAAATAAGTAGAATATATACATTAATAAATTTCAAAGTAACTACCTAGGCTGAGCAGGATGTTTTTCTTTGCATGTATTACACATAAAATAACTCCATCTGCAGCAGCAGTGCCCCGACAACATTTTTTACAGCTCATATACCAGTATTTCTGGAATATGTGCTGAAAGGAGAACCTTACTTTAACCCATATATTCTAAAAGACAGTAATGAAAGCCACAGTGTTAACTTATATGTTAATATGCAAATGGACAGTTAAATGACAGACTAGACGAAGAAATGCTGAAACCTTTTGTGATGGTCTGACATTTGAAATCAAAGTGGTTTTTTTATCTGGCTTTGCAGATATGAGGGTTATACTTAATACAGCTTTTTTAATCAATGATTGCAGCAAGTAGTTTGGTATTTCTAATCGCCTTGGGAtagaggaaacaaaaaaaaaataatcaaaacaaatgatTATATATGATTGATTGCTGACACGATATAAATCGTTAATCAATACCAGTTCTTTAATTCTCTTGCTTCTTGTACAGGAGGGTCAACAAGGATTGCAGAATCAAACCACGTCGACAGCGCAACTCCTATTCGATTAAGAATGAAGATACATTGGCAAGTTTGGTGCACCAGatttttacaaaaatgaaaattaaaataaagatgTATAGAGGCAGAATTACCATTATAGTTGTTAACTTTGAGCCTGCGACATATGACGACAGGGTAGTTGCCTATTTCAGCTATTATCTGTTGCCCTTCATTTTTGATGAAATCATCCCACATAGAAAGTATGACAGCTTGTGATCTAACACGAAGGCAATAAGCAACTGTTAAGACATATAAGAGATAAACGTCAAATTACAACAGAACTAAGTAAGAGTCTGCAAAGCGGCAGAAAGGATTGGTTACTATTCATTGACAAGGACGAATTTCTGAACAACTGattctttgaaatgtttattaaTGACCCTTCTGTCTTATGCTTCAATAACTATTCCAAGAACATCTGTGAAAGGAAAAGTTGTTGTAAAAGCTGTCCTGATTTGGAATGCATGATATATGTCTAACACAGAACATACATACCCACAGATTTATCTCTACGATCCACGTACTGTGCCAAGTCTGTGAATTGAGTGTAGTTAAATTTAACAGGCATTATATCTTCATCATCGGCATCCTCTTCAATGACAGTTTTACTAGTGAGCGTCCACTGCATTGTCAGTTCAGGCGTTTGATATTTTGAGTCGATTGGTCTAACCACAGCATTCGATATTCCGTACTTTTTGTAGACCTGCAGGATTGGTCCGACTCTAGAAATATCATGGTTGAAAATAATGCCTTCAACCTTTGATCCCTATTTTGTAAGCAAAAATGTTCAAGAATGAATCAGGTGTGATTATGAATATAATATAAAGAGAAACTTTAATTACAGAAGTTGTATTT
Protein-coding sequences here:
- the LOC140009914 gene encoding replication protein A 70 kDa DNA-binding subunit B-like encodes the protein MHVPQSILDQRTELLVPFKTYHISGAFVSPPIAHTAISQYPFHFIATEDTLIEEIQEAGQPSLPLRFQLHSFSTLAIIADTDQLINVMGIVLHALLVKTITSERKTSIARDYVIADRDMRPFLLTLKNDFEEANGPAIAAAQNDFPVIIAIRMKVTTENYLSRSTQDSTTILIAPIVQQATDLHHWYHHNAPQLAQMVHEHSYANPHILLPPPHYNQIHDIAALLHFKPRTAWIRGVVELDCKPQDLTYIACPNCYHPDNCVDERKIICKYCQANVDLQPRACISIWIMDSTGTLCLTAMASEAKKLVQFSTAELYYLQMENINITQHLQTILHEKILTCYVKPSTSKFRMMRRSAYQMITYYTMDEVHNIDNLNINDLNINH